GGCCAGAACGATGTTGGCGCTCATGCCCATGTTGCTAATGCCCTGGTCGTCGTCGCTGGGGCCGTCCACCGCGTCACGCAGGTCGCTGATGGCCTGCACGACCTGTTCGACCGTCAGACCCGCGGCGGCCTGCTCACCCCGGCGGCGGTAGAGCTGGGTGCGGATCGACCCGGAGTGGTAGGCCTCCACGGCCAGGATGCCCGCCGCGTTTTCCAGGTTGCCGCCCGCGCTCTGGTCGTCGATGAAGCGCGCAGCACCCTTGTACGCCGTAACCCCCACGTCCTCGAAGATGAAGGCGCCGTGCAGGAAGAACAGCTCGTTGGCGAAGGGGTTGAAGTTGGTGATCTTTCCGCCCGAGGCGAGGCTGCCCGCCGCCATGAAGGAGCCGCTCAGGTCCAGCACCGGCTGGGCCACGGCCGCACTCTTGAGCACCGAGCGGATCACCTTGACGTGCGCCTTCTCATCGTCGGCAATTTCGTTGGCCATCGCCAGCATGTCGCCGGTCAGGCCCTGCACCGGGGTGCTGCCGTTGAAGCCGCTCGGCAGCATCACCTTGCTCGCGTCGCCGCCCACCGCCGTCAGCTCGCTCAGACGGCCCACGGCGGCCAGGTAGAAGGCCGCTTCCAGGTACTCCAGGTTCAGCGCGAAGTTGAAGATGGCGGCGTCGAGGCCATTGTCCTGGCTGGGCTGCGTGGCGATGACGCTCGTGCAGCCGGACAGCACGGCGCCCGCGCCCATCATGCCTGCCATGCCCAGGAACTTGCGCCGCGTGCTGATGCCCTGCGTGTCGTTGCTCATACGGAAACCTCCAGAAACGAGAAGGAAGGAACGGGACGGACGGGTGAAAGCTCCAGAACCCTGTGCCGGATCCTGGCCCGGAGGGGCCTGGGGCCACCTCGGCGTCGCTTCACCCTGTCTCTATGCAGTTCCCGCCAGATCGGATCAGAAGATTTTTGCTGCTGAGCTGAGGATTAACTCTCTGTGAAGTGCGGTGTCCTCCCGCGCCCCCGCTCTGCCCTGGGCCTCACCGTGCCTAGGCGTCCGGGTAGATCTTCAGCTCGGTCAGGTGGGCACGGTCGGGACGGGTCAGCGCGTGGGCGACACTCTTGGCGAGGCCGCGCGGGTCGATCAGGCGGTCCCAGTCCAGGCCCGCGTCACGGTTCCTGGGCGTGTCGATGGCGCCCATCGGGTACAGCACGCAGCCGCGCACGCCCTTGGCCTTGAGTTCGTCGTGCAGGCTGAGGATGTATGCGGCGACGGCGGCCTTGCTGGCGGTGTAGAGCGCGGCTTTCGGGCCACTCATCCGGGCCGCGGACCCCGAGCTGACGCCCATGATCAGACCGTCCTTCTGGCGGAGCATATGGGGGAGCACGCCCTGCACCGCATGAAAGAGGGTCAGCATGTTCTCGTCGAACATCGCGCGCAGGTCCTCGTCGGTGGCCTTCTGCACGTCCTGCGCGGCGTAGGCCCCCACGGTATGCACCAGCGCGTCCACCTTCACTTTCCGCAGCGCGTCCACGCTGGCGGGGTCCCGCAGATCCAGGTCGAGCACCTCGGTCGCGGGAAAGCGGTCAGCGGCGCGCTCCAGGGCCTCGCCGCGGCCCACCAACACGAGCTGCGCGCCCGCGTCTTCCAGTTCCTGGGCGACGGCGGTCGCCAGCGCGCCGCCTGCCCCGGTCAGCATGATTGTCGAGGAGCTGAGGTTCGCCATGCCCACAGCCTAACGGCCCGTCGTGTTCAGGCAACCTTAAGGGGCAGGTTTGCCCTGTTGGGCAGTTGAGTTAGAAGGCATTCCCCCCACCCCCCAGCCCCCTCCCCCCGCGGGGGGGCAGGGGGAGCTTTCCGCTGCGCTCGGCCAAGGGAGACTCATTCTGCGGCGGAGGTGTGGAGGGCAGTGACGGTT
The window above is part of the Deinococcus metallilatus genome. Proteins encoded here:
- a CDS encoding ferritin-like domain-containing protein, with translation MSNDTQGISTRRKFLGMAGMMGAGAVLSGCTSVIATQPSQDNGLDAAIFNFALNLEYLEAAFYLAAVGRLSELTAVGGDASKVMLPSGFNGSTPVQGLTGDMLAMANEIADDEKAHVKVIRSVLKSAAVAQPVLDLSGSFMAAGSLASGGKITNFNPFANELFFLHGAFIFEDVGVTAYKGAARFIDDQSAGGNLENAAGILAVEAYHSGSIRTQLYRRRGEQAAAGLTVEQVVQAISDLRDAVDGPSDDDQGISNMGMSANIVLADSNGIAFSRTPRQVANIVLLDKTGAATKGGFFPNGLTDDGNLGKLLAIK
- a CDS encoding SDR family oxidoreductase, encoding MANLSSSTIMLTGAGGALATAVAQELEDAGAQLVLVGRGEALERAADRFPATEVLDLDLRDPASVDALRKVKVDALVHTVGAYAAQDVQKATDEDLRAMFDENMLTLFHAVQGVLPHMLRQKDGLIMGVSSGSAARMSGPKAALYTASKAAVAAYILSLHDELKAKGVRGCVLYPMGAIDTPRNRDAGLDWDRLIDPRGLAKSVAHALTRPDRAHLTELKIYPDA